The Inquilinus sp. Marseille-Q2685 genome includes a window with the following:
- the fba gene encoding class II fructose-bisphosphate aldolase (catalyzes the reversible aldol condensation of dihydroxyacetonephosphate and glyceraldehyde 3-phosphate in the Calvin cycle, glycolysis, and/or gluconeogenesis): MARITLRQLLDHAAEHGYGVPAFNINNMEQILAIMAAAKAVDAPVILQASRGARSYAGDLMLAKMVEAAEAMHPGIPICLHQDHGNDDATCLSAIQHGFTSVMMDGSLEADAKTPASWDYNVGITGRIAAAAHAVGVSVEGELGVLGSLETGQGEAEDGHGAEGALGHDQLLTDPDQAVAFVRETRVDALAIAMGTSHGAYKFSRRPDGEILAMHVVQAIHERLPEIHLVMHGSSSVPEALQEQFNRFGGEMPKTWGVPVEEIQRGIRFGVRKVNIDTDCRLAMAAEIRRVAVEKPGEFDPRKFLQPSMAALEALCRERYEQFGTAGQASKITPLPLPEMAKRYRSGALDPRIAIGAAA; the protein is encoded by the coding sequence ATGGCCCGTATCACTCTCAGACAGCTGCTGGACCACGCCGCCGAGCACGGCTACGGCGTGCCCGCCTTCAACATCAACAACATGGAGCAGATCCTGGCGATCATGGCCGCGGCGAAGGCGGTGGATGCGCCGGTGATCCTGCAGGCCAGCCGCGGCGCCCGGTCCTACGCCGGCGACCTGATGCTGGCGAAGATGGTGGAGGCGGCGGAGGCGATGCATCCCGGCATCCCGATCTGCCTGCACCAGGACCACGGCAACGACGACGCCACCTGCCTCTCCGCCATCCAGCACGGCTTCACCAGCGTGATGATGGACGGCTCCCTGGAGGCCGACGCCAAGACCCCGGCCAGCTGGGACTACAATGTCGGCATCACCGGCCGCATCGCCGCCGCGGCCCATGCCGTCGGCGTGTCGGTGGAGGGCGAGCTCGGCGTGCTCGGCAGCCTGGAGACCGGCCAGGGCGAGGCCGAGGACGGGCACGGCGCCGAGGGCGCACTGGGCCACGACCAGCTGCTGACCGACCCGGACCAGGCGGTGGCCTTCGTGCGCGAGACCCGGGTCGACGCCTTGGCCATCGCCATGGGCACCTCGCACGGCGCCTACAAGTTCTCGCGCCGGCCGGACGGCGAGATCCTGGCCATGCATGTGGTCCAGGCGATCCATGAGCGGCTGCCCGAGATCCACCTGGTGATGCACGGCTCCTCCTCCGTCCCCGAGGCGCTGCAGGAGCAGTTCAACCGCTTCGGCGGCGAGATGCCGAAGACCTGGGGCGTGCCGGTGGAGGAGATCCAGCGCGGCATCCGCTTCGGCGTGCGCAAGGTCAACATCGACACCGACTGCCGCCTGGCCATGGCCGCCGAGATCCGCCGCGTGGCGGTGGAGAAGCCCGGCGAGTTCGACCCGCGCAAGTTCCTGCAGCCGTCGATGGCGGCGCTGGAGGCGCTGTGCCGCGAACGCTACGAGCAGTTCGGCACGGCCGGCCAGGCGTCGAAGATCACCCCCCTGCCCCTGCCCGAGATGGCGAAACGCTACCGCTCCGGCGCGCTGGACCCGCGCATCGCGATCGGCGCGGCGGCCTGA
- a CDS encoding form I ribulose bisphosphate carboxylase large subunit, whose amino-acid sequence MSTNVTTLDTKAATTVTGKERYKAGVLQYRKMGYWEPDYQPKDTDVLALFRITPQDGVDPVEAAAAVAGESSTATWTVVWTDRLTACEKYRAKAYRVDPVPNQPGQYFAYIAYDLDLFEPGSIANLTASIIGNVFGFKPLKALRLEDMRLPVAYVKTFDGPPTGIVVERERLDKFGRPLLGATVKPKLGLSGRNYGRVVYEALKGGLDFTKDDENINSQPFMHWRDRYLYCMEAVNRAQAVTGEVKGTYLNVTAATMEDMYERAEFARSLGSVIVMIDLVIGYTAIQSMSKWARRNDMILHLHRAGHGTYTRQKTHGVSFRVIAKWMRLAGVDHIHAGTVVGKLEGDPNTTRGFYDILREDHLPVTLENGVFFEQDWASLRKVMPVASGGIHAGQMHQLLDYLGEDVVLQFGGGTIGHPMGIQAGATANRVALEAMILARNEGRDTKVEGPQILADAARHCQPLRQALDVWKDVTFDYASTDTPDFVPAVTAAS is encoded by the coding sequence ATGAGCACGAACGTCACCACACTCGACACCAAGGCCGCGACGACCGTCACCGGCAAGGAGCGGTACAAGGCCGGCGTGCTGCAATACCGGAAGATGGGCTATTGGGAGCCCGACTACCAGCCGAAGGACACCGACGTGCTGGCGCTGTTCCGGATCACGCCGCAGGACGGGGTCGACCCGGTCGAGGCGGCGGCGGCGGTGGCGGGCGAGAGCTCCACCGCCACCTGGACCGTGGTCTGGACCGACCGGCTGACCGCCTGCGAGAAGTACAGGGCCAAGGCCTACCGCGTCGACCCGGTGCCGAACCAGCCGGGCCAGTACTTCGCCTACATCGCCTACGACCTCGACCTGTTCGAGCCGGGGTCGATCGCCAACCTGACCGCGTCGATCATCGGCAACGTCTTCGGCTTCAAGCCCTTGAAGGCGCTGCGGCTGGAGGACATGCGGCTGCCGGTCGCCTATGTGAAGACCTTCGACGGGCCGCCGACCGGCATCGTGGTCGAGCGCGAGCGGCTGGACAAGTTCGGCCGCCCCCTGCTCGGCGCCACGGTCAAGCCGAAGCTGGGCCTGTCGGGCCGCAACTACGGCCGCGTGGTGTACGAGGCGCTGAAGGGCGGGCTCGACTTCACCAAGGACGACGAGAACATCAACTCGCAGCCCTTCATGCACTGGCGCGACCGCTACCTGTACTGCATGGAGGCGGTGAACCGCGCCCAGGCGGTGACCGGCGAGGTCAAGGGCACCTATCTGAACGTCACCGCCGCGACCATGGAGGACATGTATGAGCGGGCGGAGTTCGCCAGGTCGCTCGGCAGCGTCATCGTCATGATCGACCTGGTGATCGGCTACACCGCGATCCAGTCGATGTCGAAATGGGCCAGGCGCAACGACATGATCCTGCACCTGCACCGCGCCGGCCACGGCACCTACACAAGGCAGAAGACCCACGGCGTGTCGTTCCGGGTGATCGCCAAATGGATGCGGCTGGCGGGAGTCGACCACATCCATGCCGGCACCGTGGTCGGCAAGCTGGAGGGCGACCCGAACACGACGCGGGGCTTCTACGACATCCTGCGCGAGGACCACCTGCCGGTGACGCTGGAGAACGGCGTGTTCTTCGAGCAGGACTGGGCGTCCCTGCGCAAGGTGATGCCGGTGGCGTCCGGCGGCATCCATGCCGGGCAGATGCACCAGCTGCTGGACTATCTGGGCGAGGACGTCGTCCTGCAGTTCGGCGGCGGCACCATCGGCCACCCGATGGGCATCCAGGCCGGCGCCACCGCCAACCGGGTGGCCCTCGAAGCCATGATCCTGGCCCGCAACGAGGGCCGCGACACCAAGGTCGAGGGGCCGCAGATCCTGGCCGACGCCGCCCGGCACTGCCAGCCGCTGCGCCAGGCCCTCGACGTCTGGAAGGACGTCACCTTCGACTACGCCTCGACCGACACGCCGGACTTCGTCCCGGCCGTCACCGCCGCCAGCTGA
- a CDS encoding ribulose bisphosphate carboxylase small subunit — protein MRLTQGCFSFLPDLTDRQIAAQVQYCIDNGWAVNIEFTDDPHPRNTYWEMWDLPMFDIRDAAAVMTELASCRKAYGDRYIRISGFDATAGWESLRISFLVNRPPEEARFALERQEVEGRSIRYTTRLVAGPQ, from the coding sequence ATGCGCCTGACCCAGGGATGCTTCTCCTTCCTGCCCGACCTGACCGACCGGCAGATCGCCGCCCAGGTGCAGTACTGCATCGACAACGGCTGGGCGGTGAACATCGAGTTCACCGACGACCCGCACCCCCGCAACACCTATTGGGAGATGTGGGACCTGCCGATGTTCGACATCCGCGACGCCGCCGCGGTGATGACCGAGCTGGCGTCGTGCCGGAAGGCCTATGGCGACCGCTACATCCGCATCTCCGGCTTCGACGCCACGGCGGGGTGGGAGTCGCTCAGGATCTCCTTCCTGGTCAACCGCCCGCCGGAGGAGGCGCGCTTCGCCCTGGAGCGCCAGGAGGTGGAGGGAAGGAGCATCCGGTACACGACGAGGCTGGTGGCGGGGCCGCAGTAG
- the cbbX gene encoding CbbX protein — MTEAAVAAPPADTRIDLAREFAETRIDEVFEALDRELVGLVPVKTRIREIAALLLVERVRRRLGLGAEAPTLHMSFTGNPGTGKTTVAMRMADILHRLGYVRRGHLVSVTRDDLVGQYIGHTAPKTKEILKRAMGGVLFIDEAYYLYRPENERDYGQEAIEILLQVMENQREDLVVIVAGYGDRMEKFFTSNPGFRSRIAHHVEFPDFSEEELIAIGEGMLARQNYRFSPEALQAFRDYVARRIRLPHFANGRSIRNALDRARLRQANRLVREMPPNLSVEDFVTLAEADIRASRVFSVEPPDLEAKL; from the coding sequence ATGACCGAAGCTGCCGTCGCCGCGCCGCCGGCCGACACCCGCATCGACCTCGCCCGGGAGTTCGCCGAGACCCGGATCGACGAGGTGTTCGAGGCGCTGGACCGCGAGCTGGTCGGCCTCGTGCCGGTGAAGACCCGGATCCGCGAGATCGCCGCCCTGCTGCTGGTCGAGCGGGTGCGCCGCAGGCTCGGCCTCGGCGCCGAGGCGCCGACCCTCCACATGAGCTTCACCGGCAACCCCGGCACCGGCAAGACCACCGTGGCCATGCGCATGGCCGACATCCTGCACCGGCTCGGCTATGTCCGGCGCGGGCACCTCGTCTCCGTCACCCGCGACGACCTGGTCGGCCAGTACATCGGCCACACCGCGCCGAAGACCAAGGAGATCCTGAAGCGGGCGATGGGCGGGGTGCTGTTCATCGACGAGGCCTACTATCTGTACCGGCCGGAGAACGAGCGCGACTACGGCCAGGAGGCGATCGAGATCCTGCTGCAGGTGATGGAGAACCAGCGCGAGGACCTGGTGGTGATCGTCGCCGGCTATGGCGACCGGATGGAGAAGTTCTTCACCAGCAACCCCGGCTTCCGCTCGCGCATCGCCCATCACGTCGAGTTCCCGGACTTCTCCGAGGAGGAGCTGATCGCGATCGGCGAGGGCATGCTGGCGCGGCAGAACTACCGGTTCAGCCCGGAGGCGCTGCAGGCGTTCCGCGACTACGTCGCCCGCCGCATCCGGCTGCCGCATTTCGCCAACGGCCGGTCGATCCGCAACGCGCTGGACCGCGCCCGGCTGCGCCAGGCCAACCGGCTGGTGCGGGAGATGCCGCCGAATCTCTCGGTCGAGGATTTCGTCACCCTGGCCGAGGCCGACATCCGCGCCAGCCGCGTGTTCTCGGTCGAGCCGCCGGACCTGGAGGCCAAGCTGTGA
- the rpe gene encoding ribulose-phosphate 3-epimerase produces MKTVIAPSILSADFARLGEEVRAVTAAGADWIHIDVMDGHFVPNLTIGPDVVKALRPHSDRVFDVHLMIAPADPYIEAFVTAGADIVTVHAEAGPHLDRSLQHIRGLGRRAGVALCPATPAEAVAHVLDRVDLVLVMTVNPGFGGQAFIPAMVEKIRRIRAMIGDRPIRLEVDGGITPESAVVVAEAGADVLVAGSAVFRGGPAAYEANIAAIREGAR; encoded by the coding sequence GTGAAGACCGTCATCGCCCCCTCGATCCTGTCCGCCGATTTCGCCCGGCTGGGCGAGGAGGTGCGCGCGGTCACCGCGGCCGGCGCCGACTGGATCCATATCGACGTGATGGACGGGCATTTCGTGCCCAACCTGACGATCGGGCCGGATGTGGTGAAGGCGCTGCGGCCGCACAGCGACCGGGTGTTCGACGTGCATCTGATGATCGCCCCGGCCGATCCCTATATCGAGGCCTTCGTCACGGCCGGGGCCGACATCGTCACCGTGCATGCCGAGGCCGGGCCGCATCTCGACCGGTCGCTGCAGCATATCCGCGGCCTGGGCAGGCGGGCCGGCGTGGCGCTGTGCCCGGCGACGCCGGCGGAGGCGGTGGCGCATGTGCTGGACCGGGTCGACCTGGTCCTGGTGATGACGGTCAATCCCGGCTTCGGTGGCCAGGCCTTCATCCCGGCGATGGTGGAGAAGATCCGCCGGATCCGCGCCATGATCGGCGACCGGCCGATCCGGCTCGAGGTCGATGGCGGCATCACGCCGGAGAGCGCGGTGGTGGTGGCCGAGGCCGGGGCCGACGTGCTGGTCGCCGGCTCCGCCGTGTTCCGAGGCGGCCCGGCCGCTTATGAGGCGAACATCGCCGCCATCCGGGAGGGCGCCCGATGA
- a CDS encoding IPT/TIG domain-containing protein, with translation MPDYSTTTKIMMTLAALASDAADPRPSGEKREHHIARIKQGITTQLADKDLATQGQWKLSWVGLTKDGANLAYIAQGPNDDSGTVYALVLRGTVMDSLVDQLEDLQVGMLVPFHPDGTKPMWPLPQISLGAMVAYGAIVSNTDLKTQLAQLKPDTLYVVGHSLGGAMATTIALYLQQQASAGMLSIGSIRPYTFAAPTAGDKTFAAWFDTQFPSAVCIYNKYDVVPTAWATLASLPENWQKNPFYPGPDSNPPGPGPVAKPDNAVGQQIASMAGNTNGNVYVQPTQQPPLNAGPSPVFLEPYPEPADTDVDKFMQQVGFQHWSNTYLKLLGAPQVPVVVPIASVSPTSGHLLGGTSVTILPPKGQAFTPDSVVDFGTVAAKSHSVASDGSSITAVSPPSLLIGTVDIRVTNIYGTTAAGPSDQFTYTL, from the coding sequence ATGCCGGACTATTCCACCACCACGAAGATCATGATGACCCTGGCGGCGCTGGCCTCGGACGCAGCCGATCCTCGGCCTTCGGGCGAGAAGCGCGAGCACCACATCGCCCGGATCAAGCAGGGCATCACCACCCAGCTGGCCGACAAGGACCTGGCCACCCAGGGCCAGTGGAAGCTGAGCTGGGTCGGGCTGACCAAGGACGGCGCCAACCTGGCCTACATCGCGCAGGGGCCGAACGACGACAGCGGCACGGTCTACGCGCTGGTGTTGCGCGGGACCGTGATGGACAGTCTGGTCGATCAGCTGGAGGACCTGCAGGTCGGGATGCTGGTGCCCTTCCACCCCGACGGCACAAAGCCCATGTGGCCGCTGCCCCAGATCTCCCTGGGCGCGATGGTGGCGTACGGCGCCATCGTCTCGAACACCGACCTGAAGACGCAGCTGGCGCAGCTGAAGCCCGACACGCTCTATGTCGTCGGCCACAGCCTGGGCGGGGCGATGGCGACCACGATCGCGCTGTACCTGCAGCAGCAGGCGTCGGCCGGCATGCTGTCGATCGGGAGCATCCGGCCCTACACCTTCGCCGCCCCGACCGCAGGCGACAAAACCTTCGCCGCCTGGTTCGACACGCAGTTCCCGAGCGCCGTCTGCATCTACAACAAGTACGACGTGGTGCCGACCGCCTGGGCGACCCTGGCCTCCCTTCCGGAAAACTGGCAGAAGAATCCCTTCTATCCCGGCCCGGACAGCAACCCGCCGGGACCTGGCCCCGTCGCCAAGCCGGACAACGCGGTCGGCCAGCAGATCGCCAGCATGGCGGGCAACACCAACGGCAACGTCTATGTCCAGCCGACCCAGCAACCGCCGCTGAACGCCGGGCCGTCGCCGGTGTTCCTCGAGCCCTATCCCGAGCCCGCCGACACGGATGTGGACAAGTTCATGCAGCAGGTCGGGTTCCAGCATTGGAGCAACACCTATCTGAAGCTGCTGGGCGCCCCGCAGGTCCCGGTCGTCGTCCCCATCGCCTCGGTCAGCCCGACCAGCGGCCACTTGCTCGGCGGCACCTCGGTGACGATCCTGCCGCCGAAAGGCCAGGCCTTCACCCCCGACTCCGTGGTGGATTTCGGCACCGTCGCGGCGAAGTCGCACAGCGTGGCCTCCGACGGGTCCAGCATCACCGCCGTGTCGCCCCCCAGCCTCCTCATCGGCACGGTCGACATCCGGGTGACCAACATCTACGGCACCACGGCGGCCGGTCCGAGCGACCAGTTCACCTACACCCTCTAG
- a CDS encoding HAD family hydrolase translates to MSPVLPGAPRTRAVVFDLDGTLVDSVADVAAALAAVLREAGIHPLSEDEVRGLMGHGAPGLLRGALRLRRCDPAEAEWMTRRFLDRYAAAPAVRSAAYPGAVEAVAALAAAGIPVGVCTNKAAWTARAVLWALGFAPHVGALVGGDSGHGMKPDPAPLLACIAALGAGPEDTVYVGDHHVDVATARAAGVRVLAVPFGYGDGAGLEPDGILADYAALPGMLGLAEAGA, encoded by the coding sequence ATGAGCCCGGTCCTTCCTGGCGCCCCCCGCACTCGTGCGGTCGTGTTCGACCTGGACGGCACGCTGGTCGACAGCGTCGCCGACGTCGCCGCCGCCCTGGCCGCGGTGCTGCGCGAGGCCGGGATCCACCCGCTGTCGGAGGACGAGGTGCGCGGCCTGATGGGCCATGGCGCGCCCGGGCTGCTGCGCGGGGCGCTGCGGCTGCGGCGCTGCGACCCGGCCGAGGCCGAATGGATGACCCGGCGCTTCCTCGACCGCTACGCCGCGGCGCCGGCGGTGCGCAGCGCGGCCTATCCCGGCGCGGTCGAGGCGGTGGCGGCGCTGGCTGCGGCCGGGATCCCGGTCGGCGTCTGCACCAACAAGGCGGCCTGGACCGCGCGGGCGGTGCTGTGGGCGCTGGGCTTCGCGCCGCATGTCGGGGCGCTGGTCGGCGGCGACAGCGGCCACGGCATGAAGCCGGATCCGGCGCCGCTGCTGGCCTGCATCGCCGCGCTCGGCGCCGGGCCGGAGGACACGGTCTATGTCGGCGACCACCATGTCGACGTCGCCACCGCCCGGGCGGCCGGGGTGCGGGTGCTGGCGGTGCCCTTCGGCTATGGCGACGGCGCCGGGCTGGAGCCGGACGGCATCCTCGCCGATTACGCCGCGCTGCCCGGGATGCTCGGCCTCGCCGAGGCCGGGGCGTGA
- a CDS encoding HAD-IA family hydrolase, with amino-acid sequence MRLRAILFDVDGTLAETEEAHRRSFNAAFRAAGLDWHWDRDLYRDLLAVTGGKERIGRFLAGLAAPPGCDVAALHRAKTERYTALVAAGAVALRPGVARLLAEARAQGVRLAIATTTTPANVAALLAAALGPEGPALFEVMVAGDAVPRKKPAPDVYQAVLEAMGLDPAGCVAIEDSRNGVLSARRAGLPVLATPGLYSRDDDLRHAFAALSDLGEPDAPYRHLGGAGAGDGWVTVEALERWVPESGMLGHKSAFPPTVIAGLDPAIQKVSTLSGCPGQAARA; translated from the coding sequence ATGCGGCTCCGGGCCATCCTGTTCGATGTCGACGGCACGCTGGCCGAGACCGAGGAGGCGCACCGCCGGTCCTTCAACGCCGCCTTCCGCGCCGCCGGGCTGGACTGGCACTGGGATCGGGATCTCTATCGCGATCTCCTGGCCGTCACCGGCGGCAAGGAGCGGATCGGCCGGTTCCTGGCCGGGCTGGCCGCCCCGCCGGGCTGCGACGTGGCGGCGCTGCACCGGGCCAAGACCGAGCGCTACACCGCGCTGGTGGCGGCGGGCGCCGTGGCCCTGCGCCCCGGCGTCGCCCGCCTGCTGGCCGAGGCGCGGGCGCAGGGCGTGCGCCTGGCGATCGCCACCACCACGACCCCGGCCAATGTCGCGGCGCTGCTGGCGGCGGCGCTGGGGCCGGAGGGGCCGGCGCTGTTCGAGGTGATGGTCGCGGGCGACGCGGTGCCGCGCAAGAAGCCGGCGCCGGACGTGTACCAGGCGGTGCTGGAGGCGATGGGGCTGGATCCGGCCGGCTGCGTCGCCATCGAGGATTCGCGCAACGGCGTGCTGTCCGCCCGCCGCGCCGGCCTGCCGGTGCTGGCGACGCCGGGGCTCTACAGCCGCGACGACGATCTGCGCCATGCTTTTGCAGCCCTGTCCGACCTGGGCGAGCCGGACGCACCCTACCGCCATCTCGGCGGCGCCGGGGCCGGGGATGGCTGGGTCACGGTCGAGGCGCTGGAGCGGTGGGTGCCGGAGAGTGGGATGTTGGGACACAAGAGCGCTTTCCCTCCAACTGTCATTGCCGGGCTTGACCCGGCAATCCAGAAGGTCTCGACGCTCTCTGGATGCCCGGGTCAAGCCGCCCGGGCATGA
- a CDS encoding ABC transporter permease, which yields MSVVNELAGREPLGTVTPAGALRCLNGILWREGLRFVHQRTRFVSALVRPLVWLFIFAAGFRSVLGVSIIPPYETYILYDEYIVPGLIAMIQLFNGMQSSLSMVYDREVGSMRVLLTSPMPRWFLLAARLLAGTLLSLPQVYVFLLIARLWGIEPPPTGYLTVLPALVLSGLMLGALGLLLSSAIRQLENFAGVMNFVIFPMFFASSALYPLWKVEEASPLLRDVCGLNPFTYAVELNRFALYGQVDIQSLVIVLACTAVFLGGAILAYDPARGLVARVRGPGAG from the coding sequence ATGAGCGTCGTGAACGAACTCGCCGGGCGCGAGCCCCTCGGCACCGTCACCCCGGCCGGCGCCCTGCGCTGTCTCAACGGCATCCTGTGGCGCGAGGGGCTGCGCTTCGTGCACCAGCGCACCCGCTTCGTCTCGGCCCTGGTGCGGCCGCTGGTTTGGCTGTTCATCTTCGCCGCCGGCTTCCGCTCGGTGCTCGGCGTCTCGATCATCCCGCCCTACGAGACCTATATCCTCTACGACGAATACATCGTCCCCGGGCTGATCGCGATGATCCAGCTGTTCAACGGGATGCAGAGCTCGCTGTCCATGGTCTACGACCGCGAGGTGGGCAGCATGCGGGTGCTGCTGACCAGCCCGATGCCGCGCTGGTTCCTGCTGGCCGCGCGGCTCCTGGCCGGCACGCTGCTGTCGCTGCCGCAGGTCTATGTCTTCCTGCTGATCGCCCGGCTCTGGGGCATCGAACCGCCGCCGACGGGCTATCTCACCGTGCTGCCGGCGCTGGTGCTGTCCGGCCTGATGCTGGGCGCGCTCGGCCTGCTGCTGTCCTCGGCGATCCGCCAGCTCGAAAACTTCGCCGGGGTGATGAACTTCGTGATCTTCCCGATGTTCTTCGCCTCCTCGGCCCTCTACCCCTTGTGGAAGGTGGAGGAGGCTAGCCCGCTGCTGCGCGACGTCTGCGGCCTGAACCCCTTCACCTATGCCGTGGAGCTGAACCGCTTCGCCCTCTACGGCCAGGTCGACATCCAGTCTCTCGTGATCGTTCTCGCCTGCACCGCGGTGTTCCTCGGCGGGGCGATCCTGGCCTATGACCCGGCGCGCGGCCTCGTCGCCCGCGTCCGCGGCCCCGGCGCCGGCTGA
- a CDS encoding ABC transporter ATP-binding protein: protein MPPADPDALSVTGLSHRIGEREILAGIEIAVRPGTFTVLLGQNGAGKTTLFSLVTRLYGAQSGHIRVFGHDLAQEPGKALALMGVVFQQRALDPDLSARQNLRYHAALHGMPGGVARSRIAAELERVGLATEADRKIRGFSGGEARRIEIARALLHQPRLLLCDEATVGLDIRSRAAILADVRGLVRDRGLTVVWATHLIDEVESLDPTIILHRGRILRQGPAASIISDLGAGGLQDAFRRLTEAA from the coding sequence ATGCCCCCCGCTGACCCCGACGCCCTCTCCGTCACCGGCCTCTCCCACCGGATCGGCGAGCGCGAGATCCTGGCGGGGATCGAAATCGCGGTGCGGCCCGGCACCTTCACCGTGCTGCTCGGCCAGAACGGCGCCGGCAAGACCACGCTGTTCTCCCTCGTCACCCGGCTCTACGGCGCCCAGTCGGGCCACATCCGGGTGTTCGGCCACGACCTGGCGCAGGAACCGGGAAAGGCGCTGGCGCTGATGGGCGTGGTGTTCCAGCAGCGCGCCCTCGACCCCGACCTCTCGGCCCGGCAGAACCTGCGCTACCACGCGGCGCTGCACGGCATGCCGGGGGGCGTCGCCCGATCCCGCATCGCGGCGGAGCTGGAGCGGGTCGGCCTGGCCACGGAGGCCGACCGCAAGATCCGCGGCTTCTCCGGCGGCGAGGCGCGGCGGATCGAGATCGCCCGGGCCCTGCTGCACCAGCCGCGCCTGCTGCTGTGCGATGAGGCGACGGTCGGGCTCGACATCCGCAGCCGGGCCGCGATCCTGGCCGATGTCCGCGGCCTGGTGCGCGACCGCGGCCTGACCGTGGTCTGGGCCACCCATCTGATCGACGAGGTCGAATCCCTCGACCCCACCATCATCCTGCATCGCGGCCGCATCCTGCGGCAGGGCCCGGCCGCGTCGATCATCTCCGATCTCGGCGCCGGCGGGCTGCAGGACGCGTTTCGCCGGCTGACGGAGGCGGCATGA
- a CDS encoding YVTN family beta-propeller repeat protein codes for MTRFVFMTFAAATLLAAAQAQAFTAYVSNEKGNTVSVVDLDTMAVTQTIQVGQRPRGITLSHDGKVLYVCTSDDDHIEMIDTATLKPLGTLPSGPDPELFVLAPDGKRLYVANEDDNMVTVLDLEQQAMETEVPVGVEPEGMGVSPDGKWLVNTSETTNMAHFIDTGTLQVADNVLVDTRPRFAEFTPDGKQVWVSAEIGGTVSVIDTTSRQVVKKIGFAVQGVRKETIQPVGVRITKDGKTAFVALGPANRVAVIDTATYEVTDYLLVGQRVWQLAFTPDGKYLVSTNGASNDISVIDVADRKVIKSIPVGELPWGVAIR; via the coding sequence ATGACCAGGTTCGTGTTCATGACCTTTGCCGCGGCAACCCTCCTCGCCGCCGCCCAGGCGCAGGCCTTCACCGCCTATGTCTCGAACGAGAAGGGCAACACCGTCAGCGTGGTCGATCTCGACACCATGGCGGTGACCCAGACCATCCAGGTCGGCCAGCGGCCGCGCGGCATCACCCTCAGCCATGACGGCAAGGTGCTCTACGTCTGCACCAGCGACGACGATCACATCGAGATGATCGACACGGCGACGCTGAAGCCGCTCGGCACCCTGCCCAGCGGCCCGGATCCGGAACTGTTCGTGCTGGCGCCGGACGGCAAGCGGCTCTACGTCGCCAACGAGGACGACAACATGGTCACGGTCCTCGATCTCGAGCAGCAGGCGATGGAGACCGAGGTGCCGGTGGGGGTGGAGCCGGAAGGGATGGGCGTCAGCCCGGACGGCAAGTGGCTGGTCAACACCTCCGAGACCACCAACATGGCGCATTTCATCGACACCGGGACGCTGCAGGTGGCCGACAACGTGCTGGTCGACACCCGGCCGCGCTTCGCCGAGTTCACGCCGGACGGCAAGCAGGTCTGGGTCTCGGCGGAGATCGGCGGCACGGTCAGCGTCATCGACACGACGTCGCGCCAGGTGGTGAAGAAGATCGGCTTCGCGGTCCAGGGCGTGCGCAAGGAGACGATCCAGCCGGTCGGCGTGCGCATCACCAAGGACGGCAAGACCGCCTTCGTCGCCCTCGGCCCGGCCAACCGCGTCGCCGTGATCGACACCGCGACCTATGAGGTGACGGACTATCTCCTGGTCGGCCAGCGGGTCTGGCAGCTCGCCTTCACCCCGGACGGGAAATACCTGGTGTCGACCAATGGCGCCTCGAACGACATCTCGGTGATCGACGTGGCGGACCGCAAGGTGATCAAGTCGATCCCCGTGGGCGAACTGCCCTGGGGCGTGGCGATCCGCTAG